The DNA sequence ATAATGTCATTTTTGCAAGACATCCAAACAGCTCCTTTGACACGTTAAAATTCTCCTACTGATGTATCACTGATCTCTTCTTCGGATGTTTGGTTCTTATTCCAAAAATATTCACTGATTTCTTCACAATATCAATATATAACTGATAGATTGGGGAAACATTTAACTCATGTGCCCTTATCCTACTTGGTGTTCGTTCAGGGCCCTGGCAGGTGATGCTTAAACAAGCGGATGGTTCTTATGCTTGTGTAGCTGAGAGTGCAACTCGCTTCACGCTGGGTGAAGTAAATAGTTTTTCTTAGTTCTCAAAACCAGTTGCTTCCTCCTATTGGTTTGGTTTTATCTGATAATTTGTTACCATTAGACTCATTATCTGGATTCTTTCATACTTCAGACCAAGGAAGAACTGTTGAGAGTCCTGGGACTGCAAGAGGAAGAAGGAAGCTCACTGGAATTTCTTCGAAGGGGCTACAAGGTTTCTCCTTTCATTTTGAACAGCTGTCCTGTATTGTTTTTGACAAATGACCAGGAAAACCATTTTGGCTCAAGTCATAATGGCCTGTGAATAGATGACTtgtactattattatttttaattaggaTAACAATCTAAAGCCTGTTGATAGAGAATGAATCACACTAACCACATTATTGTTCAGTTCACATGAATGGGTGAATCAAATGTGCTATAGCCTTATAGGATAGTGGCAGTGTATCGGGTTGATCCTTAAATCATAAGTTAAAtgcaaaatgtttttattaatgatGATGAATGAGTTGAAAAGCCATTGTACTAATTTTTGTGACATAATATTTGCAGTCCTCCACTTGGTgggaagaagatgttgaattgGAATCATCTTCTGCATGGCGGAGCTGAGCAGCAGCAGCAAAACAGTTAAAGAGAGGGTTAGCAGTTCCAATTAATTTGGACTACCAACTAGACAACTCTCCTTCACCTCTATCACTGGGGCTATTCAGCCTCAAAGAAAGTAAAGGCTTAGCATGCAACAAATTTTTTTGGTGCAAGTTCCCACTGTAATGTAATCCTTTTCCCTTACTCCAATGCATTTTATTGATCGATGTTGTATATCCGCAGCCTTAATGCTGATTGAATGATAAGAATCTTCACCTTTTCCCTCAACCTCCTCTTCCGACTTTCCTTCTCATGGCTGAGGTCACACATGTTAATGGCATATTAGAAAATGTTTAAGcaggaaaaataaatccaaCAGAATTGAAAATCTATGCTAAAACAGATTGCAAAAGACTTGAGGCCTGTTTGGTATCTGTTATTGAAAACAGTAGGCCTGTTTGTTAgaactaaaaatagttttttttttttttctgagcaGCAACAATTGAGAAGATACTGGTAAATTGATTGCAAGTATATCTCTTGGCAAAGCTTTACAGATGTggtaaaagtaataaatatacaaGGAACGAAAAATTTGCATCCTTCAAGTTTAGTTCCCTCTTTTTCATGATGTGGAGTGTGGAGCCTCACAAATATTATTCCTCTTAAACAAAGTGGCTAGAAGGGGCGTACAGTTTCCTGTCTGCCAAACAGAGTTGGGTTTTTATAGATAGACTTGACGAAATTAGATAAACTGTTGTGACTAAAACACAGAATTTACAATTGGGGGTTGGGATGGATGgtatatatatgcataaacATTGGGTAGAGGCATGGGAAGGTAAGTAGGTAAAATGAGGGCTGATATAAAGCTTGATTAATCAGTCAGTGTCTTCAATGGTGAAGTCAGGTTCCGGAGGCTTCTGCAGTTTAAACAACTCTGTAGAACTGCTGCTCCGGAACCTATGGATGCCACGAAGAGCATTAGCTGCAAACCGGGAAGCTAAGATGGTTGCACCAAGGGTGGATGAACCACCACCATCCCCAACTAACCTCCTTGTTTCTTTGTCGTCTTCAccatattcttcttcttcttcatattcCTCCACTTCTTCTTTACGCCGGAGTTCTGCCATTTTCCTGCGGGAATACCTACGCCATGCAGCTTGGATAAAGCAGGCAGCCCAAGTCCTCCATTGCTGTGAGTAGAAACGGAAGGTCTGCTGAACCTGTCTACTATGGAGACGCCTAAACTGACCTGCAACAAACTTCAACTCCTCTGCTGTTAAGGCAAAAGCCTCGACCTCAGTCAAAGCCTTCACCGTGCGGGTGGATGATGGTAAGTtggaagaagatttagggtccAGAGCCCAAGTTAGAAGCTCCTCTCCGCAGAAGTCCCCTTCTTTCAGTAGGCCTCGGTTAAAAAACCCACTCCTCCCACCATCTGTAGTCACACTCTCAAGGCGACCGCGTATGATGAAGAGCATCTCGTCTACTGGGTCCCCTTCCCGCACTATGTAAGTTTTTTCCGTGAATAAACTCGGTTGCAGCCTCTCACAAATGGCATCAAGCAATCTTTCATCCATATTTGCAAACAGAGGAACCTTGCATATGTATATATGAATAAGATTTTCTATCAAAGGAAGGAATGAATCCGTAGGCATCCAAAGTATAGACTACGTACCCTTCTAACCAAGTTGAGACAGAGATGGCGTTTAATATCCCTCCTGAGGTCTTTGGGTAGAGTCTGGACCAAGCTCTCCTCATCCACTCCCCTTGTTTCCAACCACTTGTATTGATCATACCGTCTTACTCGTTCCCTCAACCCTTGAGGAAGCATGCGATGATGCATCCACTGCTCTGAGTCGCGCCTTTTAATCCTCATCTCCTCCAGCCGAACAGTCAGGGATTGAAGATAGGTCTGTTTCAGTTGCAAGGCAACCCATTTCACAGGATGCATACCAGAATTTACCAAAACCAAACTTAACCTTAAAAGGCCCACTCAGACCCTAAACTCAAATCAATATGCATGGTTGAAGTTTTTGAAACTACCTGCATGTTTCCAATCAGTAGTGCCATAAGGATAAGCCCCAAAATAGCTAgtgttattgaaaacaaaaccTCTCCAGCATAAGTACTGGTTTGTAGCCCCTGTCCAAGTGTACTGTAGAGAGTAAAATACCAATGTAATTAATCAATGAAACTCTCAGAACTCAAATGCGCTTAGATGATTTAACAGCTTAGCTGCAATGAAGAGAAAGCTCAGGAAGAGTTTATTGCAGAGGTGAAAAGAACTGCATGGTGCACCAACCAAACCAAAATGACTTTTTAGGCATTATTGGTTGAAAAAATTAGGACAAACTgttcaaattaaaattgtcCTATCATTATAATGGAGGCCATGCTTAATGCATCTGATGAAGCTCTATTGAACAAGCATGAGTTGACAAATGAAGTACTAAGTAGTCAATGTTCTACCAAGGTATTATATCTGTACTTCAGgttcttttttgataggaaacatcATTTTGTTAGGGAGGGAAAAActacaaaagaagaagaaagaagcaaGAGATTGATACCCAGTTTCATGCTCTGAAATATGGACATGTATTGAACTTACAATGTAAATACATTAAAAGTACGGTACATTACGACATGCCTTAATTTcgctttttaataattataaacataattttttattgtaacaTTTTCTTAATAGTTATATTACAAGATTTATGAAATctacataataaataatataataattttatatttttaattattggaatgtaaaaatattttgtagaattcttatattatatattattattattatttaggataaatcatttataatatttttaaaataataattaatgagataataatttataataaattattatattacttatatatattattattaatattattcttactTGATATGTTATTGATGACGATGATGTTAATGAtgattagaaaagaaaaagacatgAATGGTAGGTGTCACTTATGTATTGAACTTACAACATAAGTATACTAAATACATTACAACAtaccttaatttcattttttaacaattataaaagcatttttttattataatattttcttaatagttatattataatgttaaataacttaaaatttctaaagtctatttaataaaaatataaagtattaATATGtattagtatattatttatgattaataataatattattatattattataatggaaataatttatgattaataattatattatttatatgtattagtattaatattattcttatttgataggttattgataataataacaataataatgataataataataataataataataataataataataataatagagaaATGACAAAGTAGAGATATACTTAACTTTAAATGAAAAGTGTGAGGGTACATTtgattttatgtattttgaGACTTTTGAATACTTATGAAATTAGATAACCTTTCATGGTCATTATCACACCCAACTTGCCCTGTATGGTAATTCTCTCTTAATAGTTCTATCCaaaccaaggaaatatttcggGATTTATCTCGCGCGGTCAACGAGGGTCAGACACGCTACAGTGCCGGTCAACGCGCTACAGTACCTCTCCAAGTCTCCATTTGCCTGCTGtcgaggggatttgaaccccaaaccaaaaggtttggggttcaccCACTTACCACCTGGGCTAAGTCCCCTTTTGATATATGATATgcaacaactatatatatacttaaattcattatataaagaaaatataagaatattttaaagagcaaattaattataattattttataattaaatgcaaagtattttaattaattaccaaaaatataaaaattatataattttcttcataatgtttttaatatcattaataattaattaaatattaaaaatttatatatatatcattattcattttatattgtttaatacaattgaattaaatggatcatattttaatactaatatatattttaaaattagacatattataatcaaatatcaaaatattaggtgtaatttaataataaatgtacacttataaaattcatatttttattgatgcatacgatattattatcaaatatgataaatcatgttatacatatatcaaaattttcaataaaataactttaaaatgtctattatacttctaattatattattatgaggtttttttttgcatttccatgagtttttaacaattttaagcctaccaataatatccaccgatatatctctgatatatccaaaaatatctctgatatatccgatatatccgtaaaatcgaattaccgatatatccgtgattgccgatattttcatccttgatccAAACCCCTATTAAGATACctcatcaaatattttatatgagtTTGACAATACTGCTATACtttcatctattttaatttaatatatcatTAAATACTGAGAAGAGTAAGTAtttctaaggttatgtttggttcccgcaAAAAATACaggggaaagaaaatataaaggaaaaataaaaggaaagaaaaagtgaacgaaaaaaaaatagattaaaaattgataaattatttttatttgttacttcaaactcattttacctATTTCAATTCATCGAtagaaagattaaataatttaaaattacataagtttctaactagttttaattatatttgattttcttttatatttttcataaacaaccaaatatgagaaaattattttcatttacattttttttcctttttgagtattttttgggaactaaacataacctaagtCTTTTGTatgagggatttttttttttttccaatcatAATGTTGGAGAAAAGCCAATGTCAGTTGGGTTATGTTTTCTCTTACTCCAGAAATTAGCATCAATTTGAAATAGCAGTAGCAGCTTCCCAATGACTTGGCATACTATAACTGTGGTAACCAATCTAAGCCaacagaaggaaaaaaagaaaggaagaacaTATGCTATTGAAAACCTGTAtcaaacaagaagaagaagtttACCTCAAATTTTGTAGGCCCCACCATAAACAGTAACAATATTTAGTAAAGAAACTCTCAGAGGCAATAATATCGGAACTTAGAGCCTGGGTGTAGATTCCATAATTGAATGGTGGATTGTCATCATTAAGGGAACACATCATACCAATAACAGTCTTGCTGATATTTTGCCAAGCACCATAACCTTTCATATGCTGATTCCCACAGTACAAAAAATTAACCTCACATTTCCCACTCTCAACACAGGCTTTATGCCAGCATGCATCATAGCGTTCTACAGCAAATAAGTACCAAAAAGCTCCAAGAATCTGAAATATTCCATCTAATATTGGTCAAAAAACTGTTCAAGGAcatctttaaatattttggcTAATGTTGCTGGGAAAGAGATGTGTAGGAAAAAGATTTGACATTTGTATGTTAATGGTATGGGATTTGGATCattccattttgtttctaagTAGGATTAAAAGTGAGTTAATCATGATATTGCTAGCACTTAAAATCATCACTCGGTTTCTaataatttatatgttaatAGGATCATATAGCTACTTACATGACTGGCAAGCATGTACCACAGCAAGTAGTATGCAGCACCAGCCCAAGCAGTTTCGGCAAAGACACCTGCAGTCCTTTTTAGTTCTGAAGTTAGAGGTATAAACCGGACAAATCTGGGAATATATTGAAGAAAGACAACAACAAGTAGCTGCTGTTTAGTTTCCAACACCTCCAAGCCTTCTCCCTTGCGGAGAAATTTCCAAACTATAATCTGCATATAATGATATACTCTTGATATCAGTTATTACCATGCTTCTAAGGAAACAGAACTAAACATTTGAAATACCAGCAGCAcagaataattattttgagagACAATTATGACCTTTGGGGCAAAAAGAGACCACATATTGCCTATTAAAAGTAAATCATAGACAGAAAATCTAATGCTTAATCTTTGGAAATATATACTGTAAGCTACGCTGTTGAGATGATCATTTAATAACATATGGGTAACTTATGATTCAACATGCCCTTCAGGCCAATGATACAAAGATAAATATGATGGCCTACACATGCTGTTGCAAATGGCTTAAATCAGGAGCAACTATGACATGAAGTTCCTTACTTCAGCTGGAACTTGCTGGTGCCTCCTAAACAGTAGGTAGGAGGTGGAATCCCAATAGAAGAATGAGTTATCCCTTCCCCTGCAGATTATGGACTTACCACACAGTCCCTGATGGCATTAGGGGATTCGGTATGGCGGCTCTTGTTTGTTCACACTACATGTTCCTGTTATGTAAGTCTTATTCTAATAAGGGATTTAATTACCAGCATTGGGACACCTTGATGGTGGGATTTACTTATCTTATGGAtacacataaatttttattgataatttatactaacttttctaacaaattttcttgaaaatggaAGATAGTCTGCAAAGAGGTGTCTTAGGTCTTGCCAGGCCAATTACATTCTATCTCTTTGGTTGCTAGGGTTTGTGGTTGGATGGAGAAGAgcttatttaatttaaacagTAATGAAGTTTAGACTTTGTTGCCCCTCTCCagccttttttttaataggtaaattttttccccattgggacttgaacctagaacatcccacaaaccctcctcaaccctttaccacttgagtcaTGTCTCAAGGGCATTGCCCCTGTCAAACTTTGTGTATTGGGCTTACAGAAAGTCAACCTTTAGATTTTGGTCTGTTTATTTGATTCTGGACTAATTGGTAGATATATTTAGATTGTTTTCTAGTAtgcccattttcttgtttttgtatagATATTTATCCTAGAATTCctgattttagtttaaaatttttatagctGTAAATCGTTCTTTCCCAGGTTGATCCCATTGCACATTGTAACATATTATACAGTTTTGAAAGatgaaatagaaatatattCAGAATTTGGAAATGGTACCAAAACCCACCCAAGATTTTTCGGTATTCTCTTATCAGAAACTTCTTTTAGAGTAAATCACAGGTATAATTCTGTGTTATCTTCTACCATCATTGTTGACTTTATTAAATGGCCTTTGTTGCTAACATAGgtctatgtttggtttcaaccTTCACTGCCAATAGAGGGGTTTGATATTTCTGTATCcttgattaattatttaatagagAAATGTCAGAGATCACTCACAATGTTAGCTCTGGCCTGCCCACCAGTCAATTATAGACTCAGGGTGTTACAGACAATCCTTTGCTACAGATAACCACATATAAACTGAATGACCAAAATGTCTTGTAGTGGTCATAATCTATGAAGCTTTCTATGACAGTAAAGGAAAGGTTGGGTATCTATATACCTTAATGAGTGCACCAAAGACTGATGATCTTGCATACAACGCTTCGAATGCTAAGAAAGCTAAGGTTATGTGATTTATCtcttggcatattaatttaattgagCCAGACATTTATCAGGGTTCTCTTTTTGTCCACTGCTCAAGAAGTATGGATGGCTATTACTGAGACCTATTTGAATCTGGGAATGTAACTTGGTTGTATGATAGTAAATGTCGAACACAAGACCAAACAAGTTGGAAATATGGTGATTGTATACCATGATGAGATGAATCAGTTATTGCAAGAAATGGATTCCTATTATGATGAAGCTTAGAAATGCAGTGGTGAGATGCCACCAAATTCAAGGAGATGCGGGAAAAAGAAGTGTTTTTGAATTTCTAGCTAGTCAAGTATGTCAACAAGTTCTTAGCAAAGAGCCTCTTCAATGCTGAGGGAGGTTTATACTTTTGTTAGAAAGGAGGAAAGTAGAGAAGGGGTGATGATGGGAGGATTGAATTTTGAGAATCCAACCTTGACTTCTTCTGCTTCAGTTCCTTGGCAAGTGGGCAacaaaaataccaataaaaaGAGAGATGAGAAACATAAACTGTTGTGTGAATACTGCCATAAGCTAAGATAAACAAAGGTTACATGCTAGAAACTTCATGGCAAGCCATAGAATTGAGGGAAATGCAACAATTTTGCTGGACATAATAGTAGCAAATTGCGTGCTGCAACAAAATATTCTCACAATGTTTCTACTGCTAATACAAGAAAACAAGGATCAAATCTCTTTACCAAAGAACAACGGAACAACAAAGTAGATTTATGAgtcaaaaacactttcattCTAACCTTTCTTCCCCATCTAAACTAGCCAGTAgctttttaattgattttaatgctACCTAAAGAAATTCCATCCCTTAGTTCATATATTTAGGGGCAACTAATTACGACTTGTATATCAAGTTTGTTTCCTACTTGTTTCACTTTTTAAGTAGGTAAAAAGTTAAGATTGTTGATGAGTCTTTTCTTTAGTTGGTAGAAAGAGTTCTATTACTATTTTTGAGCATGCAGTCCTAAATTCAGTGTTGCATGTTCCTGAGCTAGCTTGTAATTTTCTTCCAATTAGCAAATTGACTAAGGATCTTAACTGTGTGGCTTAATTTTTTTCCTACTCATTTTGAATTTCAAGGCCTTTGTATAGGGAAGAACATTAGCAGTGCTAGTGAGGTGGATGGACTCTATTACTTTGAGAATGGCCTTGCTGTTTGGGGATGTTTGTCTCAGACTACTCATGTTAGTACATTTTTGTCTCATGagaatgaaattgaattgtGATATCATGGATTAGGACATCCAATTTCtttgtatttgaaaattttgcacctgaatttatttaagaacaaaagttttctaattttcaatgTGAAGTGTGTGAATTGTCCAAATACCATCATGCCCATGTTCCTGTCTAAacctataaaaaatttcaacctTTTTCACTTGTACATAGTGATATTTTGGGTCTTTCATGTGAAATTAATGCGTCAGAGATGAagttgtttcttatttttatagatGATGTATGTTGGGTGTACCTTCTTAAAGAAAAATACGAAATAGCTAGTTGAGGTTCTAACACTAACAATGACCTTGGCATCGCATCCACTAGAGTGTGATCCATTAATACTCTGGAAGTCCCGTTTTGCACACTTAAAGAACCTAAAACCAATATTACTTTGATTCCTAGTTACTGCTGAGCTATTTCCAGCTTTGGCTGCTGGTCCTCTTAAAGTTTTGAGCAATATGCTGCCCAGTTTCTCAGGTATCAGTTTTAACACTTGGTGCTTCATGATCATCTCCAAAATTGAAGTGTGTCCAGCTAGAAACATTTATAGCTGTCTAAATAGTTAAGTTTTACTGGTTTTCAACGAAGAAAACTTCTAAAAAGCCTTTGAAAATAACCAGAGACAAAAGTAGGACCTCATGAATACCTTGCAATATGCCCAGGAAACTGTTCTACTAGTTAATATTACTCTAAGAAATCATATTTAAGCCACCCGTTGATGAAACTCATTTGCTTGCTTATAAACCAACTTGTTTCCTTGATTGTACATTGTTTGAACATAATTGAAGGGGAAGAAGTAATCTCTCAGCCAAGAACAGATGCCTAAAGTTGGAGAGAAGCAATAAATTCTGAACTTCAATGTAACGGCATTTTTTGATGCAAAAGGATGGCAACGGGGTAGGTTTGGGATGGTTGCCCCCATCCCGACCTTGTCCCATTGTATAAACCTATTCCCATCCTTATCCCAATAAAGAATTTAAACAGGGAGGGGTCAGGTAGGTATGAGAATTTCCCAAACCTCTCTaccctatttattttttaaaattttaaaattttctatttaatttttttagttatattaaaataaatatattataaataaatattataaatttatgtaact is a window from the Vitis riparia cultivar Riparia Gloire de Montpellier isolate 1030 chromosome 9, EGFV_Vit.rip_1.0, whole genome shotgun sequence genome containing:
- the LOC117922040 gene encoding probable cyclic nucleotide-gated ion channel 5 isoform X1, coding for MFDCGYKSQYIGGQREKFVRLDDLDSTLSVPSDGMNRCAFSLAGLTPWGRPNRHSSKSFRIGVKRGSEGLRHIGRQLRSEITKAMFPEDLKVSEKKIFDPQDKSLLLWNRLFVISCILAVSVDPLFFYLPIVDHQSSCLGIDPNLAVTTTTVRTIIDAFYLIRMAFQFRTAYIAPSSRVFGRGELVIDPAEIAKRYLQRFFFIDFLAVFPLPQIIVWKFLRKGEGLEVLETKQQLLVVVFLQYIPRFVRFIPLTSELKRTAGVFAETAWAGAAYYLLWYMLASHILGAFWYLFAVERYDACWHKACVESGKCEVNFLYCGNQHMKGYGAWQNISKTVIGMMCSLNDDNPPFNYGIYTQALSSDIIASESFFTKYCYCLWWGLQNLSTLGQGLQTSTYAGEVLFSITLAILGLILMALLIGNMQTYLQSLTVRLEEMRIKRRDSEQWMHHRMLPQGLRERVRRYDQYKWLETRGVDEESLVQTLPKDLRRDIKRHLCLNLVRRVPLFANMDERLLDAICERLQPSLFTEKTYIVREGDPVDEMLFIIRGRLESVTTDGGRSGFFNRGLLKEGDFCGEELLTWALDPKSSSNLPSSTRTVKALTEVEAFALTAEELKFVAGQFRRLHSRQVQQTFRFYSQQWRTWAACFIQAAWRRYSRRKMAELRRKEEVEEYEEEEEYGEDDKETRRLVGDGGGSSTLGATILASRFAANALRGIHRFRSSSSTELFKLQKPPEPDFTIEDTD
- the LOC117922040 gene encoding putative cyclic nucleotide-gated ion channel 8 isoform X2, whose amino-acid sequence is MNRCAFSLAGLTPWGRPNRHSSKSFRIGVKRGSEGLRHIGRQLRSEITKAMFPEDLKVSEKKIFDPQDKSLLLWNRLFVISCILAVSVDPLFFYLPIVDHQSSCLGIDPNLAVTTTTVRTIIDAFYLIRMAFQFRTAYIAPSSRVFGRGELVIDPAEIAKRYLQRFFFIDFLAVFPLPQIIVWKFLRKGEGLEVLETKQQLLVVVFLQYIPRFVRFIPLTSELKRTAGVFAETAWAGAAYYLLWYMLASHILGAFWYLFAVERYDACWHKACVESGKCEVNFLYCGNQHMKGYGAWQNISKTVIGMMCSLNDDNPPFNYGIYTQALSSDIIASESFFTKYCYCLWWGLQNLSTLGQGLQTSTYAGEVLFSITLAILGLILMALLIGNMQTYLQSLTVRLEEMRIKRRDSEQWMHHRMLPQGLRERVRRYDQYKWLETRGVDEESLVQTLPKDLRRDIKRHLCLNLVRRVPLFANMDERLLDAICERLQPSLFTEKTYIVREGDPVDEMLFIIRGRLESVTTDGGRSGFFNRGLLKEGDFCGEELLTWALDPKSSSNLPSSTRTVKALTEVEAFALTAEELKFVAGQFRRLHSRQVQQTFRFYSQQWRTWAACFIQAAWRRYSRRKMAELRRKEEVEEYEEEEEYGEDDKETRRLVGDGGGSSTLGATILASRFAANALRGIHRFRSSSSTELFKLQKPPEPDFTIEDTD